The Patescibacteria group bacterium genome includes a region encoding these proteins:
- the thrS gene encoding threonine--tRNA ligase, producing MDKQKDLEMMRHSLSHVMAAAVRQLWPNVKFAIGPAVETGFYYDFDFDADSRINANVANKANARISENDLAKIEKKMEEIIKKDLKFEKSEEKIDEAKKREKSAGQIYKEELIADLKKEGAKSVSYYKLGEFIDLCRGPHVASSGKLKNVGFKLTKLAGAYWRGDEKNTMLTRIYGVAFASKKELDNYLKMMEEAEKRDHRKLGKELDLFHIDELVGAGLPLWHPKGAMLWRVIETFWHDEHLKNSYDLLRTPHIGNRILWETSGHWGFYNTSMYPPLEVGQTLEESQSREKVKESEQYLLKPMNCPFHIRIYNNQLHSYKELPLRWAESGTVYRYEKKGELSGLTRVRGFTQDDAHIICSSDQVEKELKRVVDFILFIYKSFGFKTEDVNVYLSIRDQESKKYAGADKGWEFTEKVLEKVAKEKKLNITKDVGGAVFYGPKLDFKIKDVLGREWQCSTLQFDFNLPERFNMTFINKKGESEQPYMLHRALFGSYERFIGLLIEHYAGAFPVWLSPVQVKIISVGEKHIEFCQKLAGDFGKEDIRVEVDESNETVGNKIRKAVSEKVPYVLVVGDKEMESKKLAVRDRGSRETREIEKEKFIEEIRDKTRSKK from the coding sequence ATGGATAAGCAAAAAGATTTGGAAATGATGCGGCATTCGCTGTCGCATGTCATGGCCGCCGCGGTCAGGCAGCTTTGGCCAAACGTGAAGTTCGCTATCGGCCCGGCCGTAGAGACCGGATTTTACTACGATTTCGATTTTGATGCTGATTCGCGAATTAATGCGAATGTCGCGAATAAAGCGAATGCACGAATTAGCGAAAACGATTTGGCTAAAATTGAGAAAAAAATGGAGGAAATTATAAAAAAAGACTTGAAATTTGAAAAATCGGAAGAAAAAATTGATGAAGCAAAAAAACGGGAAAAATCAGCCGGACAGATTTACAAAGAGGAGCTAATAGCTGATTTAAAGAAGGAAGGTGCAAAATCCGTCAGCTATTATAAATTGGGTGAGTTTATCGATCTGTGCCGCGGGCCGCACGTGGCTTCCAGTGGCAAGCTGAAAAATGTCGGTTTTAAACTTACTAAACTGGCTGGAGCTTATTGGCGGGGAGATGAAAAAAACACTATGCTCACCCGAATTTACGGAGTGGCTTTTGCGAGTAAAAAAGAACTGGATAATTATTTAAAGATGATGGAGGAAGCGGAGAAGAGGGACCACAGGAAATTAGGCAAAGAATTGGATTTATTCCATATTGATGAGCTGGTGGGCGCAGGTTTGCCTTTGTGGCATCCAAAAGGGGCCATGCTTTGGAGAGTTATTGAGACATTTTGGCACGACGAACATTTAAAAAACAGCTATGATTTGCTGCGCACTCCGCATATCGGTAATCGGATTCTTTGGGAAACTTCAGGCCATTGGGGATTTTATAATACCAGTATGTACCCGCCATTGGAAGTTGGCCAAACGTTAGAAGAAAGCCAGAGTAGGGAAAAAGTCAAAGAATCGGAGCAATATTTGCTAAAGCCGATGAATTGCCCATTCCATATTAGGATTTATAATAATCAACTTCATTCGTATAAAGAACTGCCATTGCGTTGGGCTGAAAGCGGTACGGTGTACCGTTATGAAAAAAAAGGGGAATTGTCTGGTTTAACTAGGGTTCGGGGTTTTACCCAGGACGATGCCCATATTATTTGCAGTTCTGATCAAGTTGAAAAAGAACTAAAACGTGTTGTTGATTTTATATTATTTATTTATAAGTCTTTCGGTTTTAAAACTGAAGATGTGAATGTATATCTTTCCATAAGAGATCAGGAGTCAAAAAAATACGCCGGGGCAGATAAGGGTTGGGAGTTTACAGAAAAAGTGTTGGAGAAAGTTGCTAAAGAAAAAAAACTTAATATCACTAAGGATGTGGGCGGTGCGGTTTTTTATGGGCCGAAATTAGATTTTAAAATAAAGGACGTTTTAGGAAGAGAATGGCAATGTTCAACCTTGCAATTTGATTTCAATTTGCCGGAACGGTTTAATATGACTTTCATAAATAAAAAAGGCGAAAGTGAGCAGCCGTATATGCTGCATCGCGCGCTGTTTGGTTCATATGAAAGATTCATCGGATTATTGATTGAACATTACGCCGGCGCTTTTCCAGTTTGGCTCTCGCCGGTTCAAGTTAAAATTATTTCTGTCGGAGAAAAGCATATTGAATTTTGCCAAAAATTGGCTGGAGATTTCGGGAAAGAAGATATTAGAGTGGAAGTGGACGAAAGCAATGAAACCGTGGGCAATAAAATTAGGAAGGCGGTTAGCGAAAAAGTTCCTTATGTTTTGGTGGTGGGGGACAAAGAAATGGAATCCAAAAAGTTGGCGGTGCGCGATCGGGGCTCTAGGGAGACCAGGGAAATAGAAAAAGAAAAATTTATTGAAGAGATACGAGATAAAACAAGAAGCAAAAAATAA
- a CDS encoding response regulator, whose translation MAKKILIIEDEEALSGVLSSKLKKNGFEALIAVDGEDGLKKIEEWKPDLILLDIVMPKINGYEVLEELQKKGNKIPVIIISNSGQEIELEKTKKLGAADCIVKTQLDPEEVIEKVKNFLGISVKKDDKGEKEDVKKEEEEENDGARVLLVEDDLFLRDICYKKLKKEGFNVLMTVNGEDAIKKIDDFKPEIVLLDIILPVMDGFEVLKKIRSNSNSAIKKVPVIMFSNLGQKEDIQKALDLGADDYLVKAHFTTEEIISKVKSKLGI comes from the coding sequence ATGGCAAAAAAAATTTTAATAATTGAGGACGAAGAAGCTTTGTCCGGAGTACTATCTTCAAAACTCAAAAAAAATGGGTTTGAGGCCTTAATCGCGGTGGATGGGGAAGACGGGCTGAAAAAAATTGAAGAATGGAAGCCTGATTTAATTTTATTGGACATTGTCATGCCAAAAATCAACGGCTATGAAGTTCTGGAAGAATTGCAAAAAAAGGGAAATAAAATTCCGGTGATTATCATCTCCAATTCGGGGCAAGAAATTGAATTGGAGAAAACAAAAAAATTGGGAGCGGCCGACTGCATAGTCAAAACTCAACTGGATCCGGAAGAAGTCATAGAAAAAGTAAAAAACTTTTTGGGTATTTCCGTGAAAAAAGATGACAAGGGCGAAAAAGAGGATGTTAAAAAAGAAGAGGAAGAAGAAAACGACGGAGCCAGGGTTTTATTGGTTGAAGATGACTTGTTTTTGAGGGACATCTGCTATAAAAAATTAAAAAAAGAAGGTTTTAATGTTCTGATGACGGTTAACGGAGAGGATGCCATAAAAAAAATTGACGATTTTAAGCCGGAAATTGTTCTGTTGGATATAATTTTGCCTGTTATGGACGGCTTTGAAGTATTGAAAAAAATCCGCTCAAACAGTAATTCGGCCATTAAAAAAGTCCCGGTTATAATGTTTTCCAACTTGGGTCAAAAAGAAGATATTCAAAAAGCCCTGGATCTTGGAGCGGATGATTATCTGGTTAAAGCGCATTTCACCACCGAGGAAATCATCTCCAAAGTTAAAAGCAAGCTGGGAATATAA